The Candidatus Liberibacter solanacearum CLso-ZC1 genomic interval TCTCCGCTCAGTATGGACAATCCTGCAGAAAAATCGATATCAAGATTCTCTATAATAACAATATTACGAATGGAAAGATGTGTCAGCATAAAGATATAATAGCAATTCTAAAATTAATTCTCTAGGGATATTCCCGGTTTTTATTTATTCAATTGCACAAGATCACTAACATAATCAGACCATAATCCCTTAGGATATTTTTGTTGAATCACAGATGCCATACTGGTTGCCTCATCAACTAATCCAAGCATAAAATATGCTTCTACAAGCCTAGCCATTGCCTCTTCCACCTGTTCTGTATCAAAATAATTTGCAATAACCAATTGAAACCGTAAAATGGCAGATACATATTCTTTATTTTTAAGATAGTAGCGCCCCACATACATTTCTTGACCCGCTAATTGATTCCTTCCAATACTCAGATAAAATTGAGCACCTTTGGAATAAGGAGATTTTGGATATTTTTCCAAAATTTCACTCATATATTGTACCATTGATTGTGTAGGGTGTTGATCATACGATACATTACGAATCTTCTGCGCATAAGACATGCCCACAAGATAATAGACATAGTCTATATCTTCTGAATTAGGATATTGAGCAATATATTCTTCGCCAAGCGATGCAGATGACAAATATTTTTTCGTCTTATACTTGGCAAAAGCAGACATCAATAAAGCTTTACGTGCGACATCATTAAAGGGCAATTCCTTTGAAAATGAATAAAACTCTTTAGAAGCTTTTTCAAAATTCTTATTTTCTAATAATTCTACTGCTTTTTCATAAAGATTACGCTGATATTTCTTATCTGAAATACTAGGAAAAATAAAATTTTGAGAAGGTTGATTCTGATGTTTACAACTTGCCAAAAAGGAAAGTGTACTAATAAAAAATATAGTTAATACAAATCTATACAACTAACATGCTCACTCTTCAAAAATAAAAATTAACTAACACCTTAATAGAATGAAATAACCAAATCATTATACTTTTTAACAACCATTCTATCCCATTAGATAAAATAAGAAAGGGTTAATCTTTCTATTTATCTGGATATACATAATCCTCAACGATTTCATAAGCATTCTTATCCGCAAAGAGAGCACATAAAGCCATATAATTTATTTTATGACTGACCCGATGCGAACGATAGCAACCTATCAACCGATTTCCAGATAATGCTATATCACCAATTGCATCCAGTGTTTTATGACGAACAAACTCTTCCCCTGAATAACGCAATCCTTCATCATTAATAATTTGGTCATCGGCAGAAATAACGATGCTATTTTCCAAAGAGGAACCTAATGCATAACCAGCTTGCCTATATTGATCAACATCTTGCAAAAAACCAAATGTACGAGCAGCACAAATCTCATCCCGAAAAACTTGTTTTGTTAAATTTCCTTCCCATTTCTGAAAACCTATGAGCTTACTCTTAAATTGAATAGAAATTTCAAAACGAGCAGTATCACAAGGGATAAACTCTGCCCAAGAATCACCATTTTTAACTCGAACAGGCTTAAGAATACGCATAAAACGACGCTTGGCTTGTAATGCTTTGATTCCAACACGCTCTATGCCTTCTACAAAAGCAAGGGCACTCCCGTCCATAATCGGAACTTCTGATTCATCCATTTCAATGATAACATTATCAATGCCATAAGCATGTAATGCTGCCATTAAATGTTCCGTTGTATGAATCTTGTAAGAACTTGATCCTAAAATAGTGCTTAAATTCGTTCCAACAACATTACTCCACGATGCCAATACAGAATCACAGACTTTTCCTGATTGTACAAGCTTAAATAATATTCCCACCCCTTCTGTTGCAGGGTGTAACTTTAAAGAAATACTTCTACCAAAATGGACTCCTATGCCCGTGATTGTTATGGAATCTGCAATCGTATGCTGTAATTCCAACAATTGATTATTTTGCAACATCTACATCCTAAAAATTTAATTTTACATCCTTATATCTTCAAAACCCCTTATCAAAGAGTTATAATTAACCAGATATACTTAAACTCAATTTAATGAGACTGACGACGTAAAAAAGCAGGTATTTCTAATTGATCTTTTTCATGATTGAAAGGTGATTTTGATTGTACATGAACATTCTCTTCTGAATCTTGAGGAGAAGAAACAATCTTCTCTTTCAAGTTAGAAACCGTAGCCTTATCTTTTAAAGGCGCAGAATCCCTCTTCGTAGATATATCTTCACGCAAACCAAAAGAGTGCGCAATACGTTTTATTAATGCCATAACACCCCGCTCTTCTATAGGATAATTTTCCTCTATAGATATTTTAGGAACATGCCGATGTGGATTAGAAGATTCGGGGATAATATCTTCATTAATAAAAAAATCTTTCTCCCCCTCTTTTACAGAAACATCTGTTTTATCATGATTAATATTATCCATCATTTCTTTATTTTGGATTAGACTAGAATCCTTAACGACTTCATTATCATGCGCAACATGATGATCATTCGTCAATTTACGAGAGGCAATATTGAATAGTTTTGAGTTTTCAAAAGGTTCATTCTCTGAATCAAGAGAGTTTTTTTGATCATCATCATCTTTATCTCTATGAAAACGATTGTCTATTCCCGTCGCAACAACAGATACACGGATGACGCCTTCAAGAGCCTCATCAAATGTAGCACCAAGAATAATATTTGCTTCAGAATCGACCTCTTCTCGAATACGTGTCGCAGCTTCATCAACTTCAAATAATGTAAGATCACTCCCACCTGTAATTGAAATCAACAATCCTTGCGATCCCTTCATCGAGGCTTCATCAAGCAATGGATTAGCCACTGCTGCCTCAGCAGCCTGTATACCACGTCCATGACCAGAAGCTTCTCCTGTTCCCATCATAGCGCGTCCCATATTGCGCATGACCGAACGAACGTCGGCAAAATCAAGATTAATCAAACCTTCTCTAATCATAAGATCCGTAATACAAGAAACACCCGAATAAAGAACTTGATCTGCCATAGAAAAAGCATCGACAAATGTTGTTTTATCAGTCGCAATTCGAAATAAATTTTGATTAGGAATAACAATCAACGTATCAACTGTTTCTTGCAATGCTTCTATCCCCGCTTCTGCTACACGCATACGCCGAGAACCTTCAAAGTGAAAAGGCTTCGTAACAACACCAACAGTTAAAACCCCTTTATTGCGTGCTATTTTGGCAATAATTGGTGCCGCTCCTGTACCTGTACCACCTCCCATGCCAGCGGTGACAAAACACATATGCGTTTTTTCTAAAATATTGGTAATTTCATCAATACATTCTTCTGCAGCGGCGCGACCAACTTCAGGATGAGATCCTGCCCCTAAACCTGCCGTAATTCCAGTTCCAAGCTGAATGATCCGATCAGCTTTTGACATTGTCAAAGCCTGTGCATCAGTATTAGCCACAATAAAATTAACTCCTTGGAGTCCTGATGAAACCATATTATTAACAGCGTTTCCGCCACCGCCGCCTACACCAAATACAGTTATCCGAGGTTTCAATTCAGTTATATCCACATTAGAGTGTTTTTCCACCATCTATCCATTCCTTCCTATTGATATTCTATGTTTTGATATTTCAGTTTAGAAAGGATCAAATAATATTTTGATTTTATATCCTTTAAAAATACAATGAAATATCCAAATTATGAACTCTTTCGAAACCATTTTCCTAATAAAGGAATCTTTTTTTATCCCACCTAAAAAAAGAATAATCTTCTCCTATATAATCAACTTCTTTTGCAACCAACTGTGGATATAACATTAATCCTATAGCCGTTGAAAAAGCGGCTCCCCTAGCTGAAAATGGCAATCCTGCAATGCCCATAGGCTTTCCTATTCGCACATTAGAACGCACCATTTGCCTAATCATCTCTTGTAAGCCAATTAATTGGCTAGCCCCCCCTGTCAAGACGATACGTTTGCCTGCCAAAGAACCAAAACCAGATTTGTGAATACGCCCGCTTATTAATTCAAAGATTTCTTCAATACGCGCCCGCACAATCCGAGAAATCATTGCTCTCGAAGCTTGAACGGGATTATTCTGATCATCATCAACAATAGCAGGAATAGATAAAATATCATGTTCATCTGCCAAACTAGGAATCACACTAGCATGCATAACCTTAAGACGCTCAGCATTCTCCCGAGATATAGATAATCCTCGTGCTAAATCATTGGTAACGTGAGATCCTCCGATAGCAATCATATCAGTATAAACTAATTTTCCTTCGTTAAAAACTGCTATCTTCGTCGTTCCACCCCCCATATCAATAACGATACAACCTAAATCAAATTCATCATCTACAAGAACAGCCAAACCACTGGCATAAGGCGATGCAACCATCTTGGCAACGGAAAGATGAGATCGATTAATAGCCACCTCTAGGTTTCTAAGCGCAGACTTTTCTACCGATACCATATGCATATCCACACCTACTTTTTCACCAAACATCGATATAGGAGATTTGATACCTGATTTTCCATCCAAAGAATAATCACTCACCATAGAATGTAGTAAGGTACGATTTTGCCCACATGAATAGCGTTTAGAATATTTTATAAGAGTATGAATGTCTGATTTTTTAACTTCTCTCCATCCTATTTTCATTTCAACATAATGTCGGCTAGATTCCAAATGTCCAGAAGAAACATTAACCAAAAGACTATCAACTATGCATCCTGCCATCTGTTCTGCAGAGTCAACAACTTGACGTACAACTCGTTCGACAGCATCAAGATCAACGATCGAACCCATTTTAACACCCTGTGATTGCTGACATCCAATGCCAATAATTTCAATTTGATGGGTTGTTCCTGGTAAAAGATCCGTTGCCTTTTTAGGGAAAAGCTTGCCTATCATACATACAGTTTTTGTAGAGCCAATATCTAATACTGAAATAAT includes:
- the lpxC gene encoding UDP-3-O-acyl-N-acetylglucosamine deacetylase, which encodes MLQNNQLLELQHTIADSITITGIGVHFGRSISLKLHPATEGVGILFKLVQSGKVCDSVLASWSNVVGTNLSTILGSSSYKIHTTEHLMAALHAYGIDNVIIEMDESEVPIMDGSALAFVEGIERVGIKALQAKRRFMRILKPVRVKNGDSWAEFIPCDTARFEISIQFKSKLIGFQKWEGNLTKQVFRDEICAARTFGFLQDVDQYRQAGYALGSSLENSIVISADDQIINDEGLRYSGEEFVRHKTLDAIGDIALSGNRLIGCYRSHRVSHKINYMALCALFADKNAYEIVEDYVYPDK
- the ftsA gene encoding cell division protein FtsA — encoded protein: MSIFTIPFDSQYISGLSSHRTYIISVLDIGSTKTVCMIGKLFPKKATDLLPGTTHQIEIIGIGCQQSQGVKMGSIVDLDAVERVVRQVVDSAEQMAGCIVDSLLVNVSSGHLESSRHYVEMKIGWREVKKSDIHTLIKYSKRYSCGQNRTLLHSMVSDYSLDGKSGIKSPISMFGEKVGVDMHMVSVEKSALRNLEVAINRSHLSVAKMVASPYASGLAVLVDDEFDLGCIVIDMGGGTTKIAVFNEGKLVYTDMIAIGGSHVTNDLARGLSISRENAERLKVMHASVIPSLADEHDILSIPAIVDDDQNNPVQASRAMISRIVRARIEEIFELISGRIHKSGFGSLAGKRIVLTGGASQLIGLQEMIRQMVRSNVRIGKPMGIAGLPFSARGAAFSTAIGLMLYPQLVAKEVDYIGEDYSFFRWDKKRFLY
- a CDS encoding outer membrane protein assembly factor BamD yields the protein MASCKHQNQPSQNFIFPSISDKKYQRNLYEKAVELLENKNFEKASKEFYSFSKELPFNDVARKALLMSAFAKYKTKKYLSSASLGEEYIAQYPNSEDIDYVYYLVGMSYAQKIRNVSYDQHPTQSMVQYMSEILEKYPKSPYSKGAQFYLSIGRNQLAGQEMYVGRYYLKNKEYVSAILRFQLVIANYFDTEQVEEAMARLVEAYFMLGLVDEATSMASVIQQKYPKGLWSDYVSDLVQLNK
- the ftsZ gene encoding cell division protein FtsZ yields the protein MVEKHSNVDITELKPRITVFGVGGGGGNAVNNMVSSGLQGVNFIVANTDAQALTMSKADRIIQLGTGITAGLGAGSHPEVGRAAAEECIDEITNILEKTHMCFVTAGMGGGTGTGAAPIIAKIARNKGVLTVGVVTKPFHFEGSRRMRVAEAGIEALQETVDTLIVIPNQNLFRIATDKTTFVDAFSMADQVLYSGVSCITDLMIREGLINLDFADVRSVMRNMGRAMMGTGEASGHGRGIQAAEAAVANPLLDEASMKGSQGLLISITGGSDLTLFEVDEAATRIREEVDSEANIILGATFDEALEGVIRVSVVATGIDNRFHRDKDDDDQKNSLDSENEPFENSKLFNIASRKLTNDHHVAHDNEVVKDSSLIQNKEMMDNINHDKTDVSVKEGEKDFFINEDIIPESSNPHRHVPKISIEENYPIEERGVMALIKRIAHSFGLREDISTKRDSAPLKDKATVSNLKEKIVSSPQDSEENVHVQSKSPFNHEKDQLEIPAFLRRQSH